Genomic DNA from Halomonas sp. BDJS001:
GCGTAATCGCCGAGACGACCGCAAAGTAGAACACGAAGAAGTGAGCAATCAGCGGCTCAATGCCGATATTGATCAAGCCTGGCGCGACCACAGAAGCGGCGACCGCATAGGCGGCGGTGGTAGGCATCCCCATTCCCAGTAAAATACTGATCAGCATGGCAAATACGAGTGCCAGCAGCTGGCTCACGCCGGCTAAACCAAGCAGCAGCGATGAGAAACGCGCGCCTACACCGGTCAATGAGATAACCCCGACGATTAAGCCCGCGCAGGCGCACACGGCGATAATCTGAATCGACATGGTGCCTGCTATCTGGAGGGCTTTAAGAATTGCACGAAAGCCCATTTTATTAGGTGAGAGCCAGCTAACTACCGCGGCCGACGCCGTTGCCAGGGTGCCGGCACGAATCACCGAATAACCCATGAACAGAGCAACAATGAGGATAATAATCGGCGCAAACAAATAAACCTGTTTGACCAGCTTTGAAAACAGCGGGATCTCATCTTTGCGCATGCCACGCATGCCTTTACGGGCGGCTTCAAAGTCGACCATAAAGTAGATAGAGGCGAAATAGAGAATTGCCGGAATGACAGCGGCAAGGGCAATTTCGGTATAGGGAATACCGGTCACTTCAGCCATGATGAACGCGCCTGCGCCCATAATAGGCGGCATGATTTGCCCACCGGTAGAGGCAGCGGCCTCAATGGCACCCGCACTGCGTGCGGGATAGCCGACTTTCTTCATCAACGGAATGGTCAATGAGCCGGTGGAAACCACGTTACCTGCCGAGGTGCCGTTAATCATACCCATCAAGCCAGAGGCAAAAATGGCCACCTTGGCGGGGCCACCACGAGCACGGCCTGCTGCAGCAAAGGCAAAGTTTACGAAGTAATCGCCAACTTTAGAGGCCTGAAGGAAAGCGGCAAAAATAATGAACAGGATAATATAGGTCGATGACACCGCGGTGGTGGGGCCGAGGATACCGGCGTCCGTGTACACCTGGCTAAAGAAGCGCTGTAGTGAGAGCCCTGGATAGCCTAAAAAGCCTGGTAAATAAGGGCCAGCGAATACATAGGTCAGGAAAACCGCAGAAATAACCACCAGTGCTAGACCGGCTACCCGACGGGTGAGCTCCAGAATCAGCAGGGAGCCCGCAATAGCCGCCCAGGAAATGCCTGATGGCGCGAAAGAGGTGCCCGTCGACATACGGATACTGGTGTTATAAGCCACCAGTAAATAGCCAGCGCTAGCTAACGCGCAGACCATCAGTACCAAATCGGCAGGATTGAAGCGATGCTGTGCCTGACGATAAAACCATGACACCACAACCGCCGCTGCCGTTGTCGCCATTAGCGGATAGCCGTAGTGCCAATTTTCAACG
This window encodes:
- a CDS encoding TRAP transporter permease, whose product is MSHKTDQDPNDLKDDAHAASAIPESIADGVDEDVVEPNRRLFTGWQFLLFAALAIAYSSFHLISLNVYPMETWSFRIVHIAGALILGYGLFAGARFADDDHQASGDWIKWLSYALLIPAAYSLAQVFLMYQTLSGGAMRIDPSVENWHYGYPLMATTAAAVVVSWFYRQAQHRFNPADLVLMVCALASAGYLLVAYNTSIRMSTGTSFAPSGISWAAIAGSLLILELTRRVAGLALVVISAVFLTYVFAGPYLPGFLGYPGLSLQRFFSQVYTDAGILGPTTAVSSTYIILFIIFAAFLQASKVGDYFVNFAFAAAGRARGGPAKVAIFASGLMGMINGTSAGNVVSTGSLTIPLMKKVGYPARSAGAIEAAASTGGQIMPPIMGAGAFIMAEVTGIPYTEIALAAVIPAILYFASIYFMVDFEAARKGMRGMRKDEIPLFSKLVKQVYLFAPIIILIVALFMGYSVIRAGTLATASAAVVSWLSPNKMGFRAILKALQIAGTMSIQIIAVCACAGLIVGVISLTGVGARFSSLLLGLAGVSQLLALVFAMLISILLGMGMPTTAAYAVAASVVAPGLINIGIEPLIAHFFVFYFAVVSAITPPVALASYAAAGISGDNPMGTSVASFKIGLAAFIVPFMFFYSPAMLMEGSPMQILRVGLTATLGIVLLSGMVQKWFFGPVNLMQRVVMLVGALFLIYGGIYTDIVGLAIGTVLFIMQRKAHGGGNKTAQAS